Within Oncorhynchus keta strain PuntledgeMale-10-30-2019 chromosome 30, Oket_V2, whole genome shotgun sequence, the genomic segment ATTATAACAAAGTGGCTTTCCAGCTAATTGAGTGGCGCGTTGAAGCCATAAAGTCAGGAAAACAATTGCTAACTGGCCTAACATGTTAGCTAGGGGCTAGGTAGCACGTTAGCTAACGGTCATGAATACCGAATAACTTCGCGAGAATGATAGTTAGCTAACCAATTAATTAAGATAAGGTTCGCGTaattattttataacagaccatAACATATGAGCTAGGCTAGCTGAGCAACAGCaaacgttaactagctaactcACTTATGTTATGGCTAACTAGCAAACCCCCGCTGAAAGCCAGATAGCCACAATTTTCTAACCTGTCCGACTTCATATGGCCAGGTAAGGTAATATCCACGCAGTAGTAATTTGAAACATGAGTTGTGGATCTGTCTCATCCAAATAAACTCGTCGCTTGTGTTGATGTTTTACCTGCAAACGCATACCAACTCGCGAGGACGTGTGCGTGCTCTTTTGTTTCTACTTGCTTCACTCGTTTCCGCTGCTGTATCACAGGGAGAAAACAAGCATCATGGCGACTGTCAGGACTCTTTTTTTCCTTCTCTACGATGACAACGCTTGATGCTATTGGCTGACTTTTGGACGGACCGCACCATCTGTGGTTGAACTAACGACTTTGGGTGAAAATGTATGGACCAAACGCAACTTCAGGGGTGTGTTCAAGAATCAACAGCTGTTAATCAAACTGCTATGATATCACATGGCTCTGAACTTAATGAGGTGAACCATTCATTGGTCATTATAATGAGCAAATCATGGCCACTGTAATCCAACTCCTAATGAAGGGGCAGGCTGAGCTATACACTAAACTATGTTCTTCATACACTTGTTTCTTCACTTGACTGGAGACCATGCAAACTATCAGCATATGGGTCTGGAATTACTGGCTTACTTCTTCTGATGTGGGAAAAAGAGAATTGGATGCAGTCAGACTGTCTACACAGGTCCCACCACTATTACATCAATAGCAAACAGATAAGACAattagttaaaaaaataaatatttatttaaaaCAATTAATTGGGGGAAAGATTAGAAAACTGAATGAATCATTACAAAAATAAATAGAAATCATTCAACAGCCGCTTGAACCGAAGCGCTGAGCTTATCGTCAATGAGAGGAGGCCAGcagatgatcctgcaggtagGTGAGGGACTCGTGGACGTGTGGAGGCAGGTCTTGGCCCAGGTCAGCCTGGGCTCTGGACAGGATGGCCTCTATAGCCTCCTGGACTGCCAACCGTGACAAAGAATCATTCACTGTCTGGATTGGAGCGCGACCGTAGCCCCCTCGCTCGGTGACCGCAGAGCGCAGGTGACCTGGAGGTTAAGGGGTCAAAGTGCAAATGGGTCAGGACATGATTTCCCAAACTAAGGGTCGTCTGATTTGAAAATAGGTTTGCGAGAGAAACCATGCTTGGTTTATAGAATCAGGTTGTCTAACTAGCCATTAGATGTGGTTGTAATAAACAGAGCGGTTTCTGTTTTCTTCCTACAAAATGTGGCTCTATCTTTTAACGGTTTAAGCAACAAAATATTATGACCATCACTGAAAGATAAGACTCTCAGGAAAAACGTGTCTTCCATTTCCCTCTGCAATGCCCACAAGTCTTATTAGAACAGAGTGGACAAGATTCAGCACAAAATCAGACTGggggaaaaaataataataataataaataaatatatatatatatatatatatatatatatatatatatatatatatatatatatatatattagtgttATTTTCTACACAGAAGATCATATACAATGATTGCCTGGTGATCTTCTGAACTTCCCAAAACCTTTCAGATACATTTCATTTACTTCAAACCATACTTCCGTTACACTGAAATACTGTCAAAAGTACTTCAGACTGATTTTGTAAGACTGTCAGACccaataaaaaatttaaaaagtgCTTGGTGGGGTTGCACATTCTTGAAATATCAAAATGGGGTTGTGGGTCAAAAAAGTTTGGAAACCCCTGGGTTAGGAGGACAAAACTAAGGGGAAAGCCGAAAGAGGCTGTGACCAACTTAAAAGTTAAATAAACGGTTCAGGAATGCTCGTTTTGATGGGTGAATCGTTCATTGACCCACCTTTCATCACTTCCTCATAGCTCAGCAACAACATCCATAGTAGTTGGACCAACTCCTCCCACTTCCTCCAGCTCTCAGCTCCATCCTGAAGAACAACAGAGACGGACTGAGCCTATGCTACATACCTTTGACTTCTCTTAATATTTTAGTAAAGAAATTGGTCCGTGTACTGTTTCTTGAGATGCCATAGAAATGAACGTGACTTCCTACATCAATTCAAAATCTAGTGCTTGTACTCACCTTAGAGTCAGGTGGGAGGGTGGCGTTGTGCAGTACTAGTACTCACCGTAGGGTCAGGTGGGAGGGTGGCGTTGTGTAGTACTAGTACTCACCGTAGGGTCAGGTGGGAGGGTGGCGTTGTGCAGTACTAGTACTCACCTTAGAGTCAGGTGGGAGGGTGGCGTTGTGCAGTACTAGTACTCACCGTAGGGTCAGGTGGGAGGGTGGCGTTGTGCAGTACTAGTACTCACCGTAGGGTCAGGTGGGAGGGTGGCGTTGTGCAGTACTAGTACTCACCGTAGGGTCAGGTGGGAGGGTGGCGTTGTGCAGTACTAGTACTCACCGTAGGGTCAGGTGGGAGGGTGGCGTTGTGCAGTACTAGTACTCACCGTAGGGTCAGGTGGGAGGGTGGCGTTGTGTAGTACAGACTCACCGTAGGGTCAGGTGGGAGGGTGGCGTTGTGTACTAGTACTCACCGTAGGGTCAGGTGGGAGGGTGGTGTAGGGTCAGGTGGGAGGGTGGCGTTGTGTAGTACAGTACTCACCGTACAGGTGGGAGGGTGGCGTTGTGTACCTCACCGTAGGGTCAGGTGGGAGGGTGGCGTTGTGCAGTACTAGTACTCACCGTAGGGTCAGGTGGGAGGGTGGCGTTGTGCAGTACTAGTACTCACCGTAGGGTCAGGTGGGAGGGTGGCGTTGTACAGTACTAGTACTCACCGTAGGGTCAGGTGGGAGGGTGGCGTTGTGTAGGAAGTGTAGCAGCAGACTCAGAGACATGGGCAGAGGGGTCTTCTGTGGACTTGCATGGTGCAGCAGGTGCTCTATCAGCTTACACCTCAGTAGTCTGCTCTCCAGGGTCTCCAGCATCAGCATCCTAGGCAAGAAAGGAGAGGTGAAGCGTTGATGCTGTCTGTCACTACACAGCAAGCATCGTCCTCTTGACGCGTCGATTCATCTcaacatcccctccatcctcaAACCCTGACCTGTGTTgtctcagacagacagtgctgATGAGCGTGTGGAAGAGTTCCCCAGAGAGTTTGCTGGAGTTGAGAGCCGGGGAGCGGTCCACCTCCAAGGCAAAGGACAGCATCTTCTGGAGGAGGAACACCATTCTGACACACACAAGGCACATGTCACACACACGCATTGGCTGTGTGTAATCTGTTTCTATTCTGAATCCTTCAAACTGACCTGATATGAAAGGTGGGGTGCTATATGTCCAATCTCAAAACAATCAAGTAGTATGGAATGTTGTCATTTTTAACTCACTTTAGATGTTCATCTTTTTCCTTCTGTGTTTTCAACTCAATGTCAGCAGACATGTTGTCTTTGTCCCCTGTTGATTTCACAATAGCAGCAAAGAGCCAATTGATAACATCTCTGATGGGAGGGAGAAGATGTAGAAAATAATTAAACACTAATAAAATTGTCATACAAACCTCAACAAAATGcacacctgtctctcttctcAGGAACTGATCaagacaaatatatatatatatattttttattctcCTGGACACACAATGCTCACCTGACCTGGGTGAACCGTACATCACATGACAGGGTTGCCTTGGCGATGGAATGGTGGAGATCACGGAAGGAAAGTTTGACCCGGAAGTCATCCTCCATGGTCTGGACGACGTACTGCAGCAGCATACGCACCACCTCACAGCAGAGCCTCCTGCCACGGCTCTAAGGAAGAGGAGAATTGACAGGAAGGTGGTCAGATCAACTATCCTAGTAAAAGCATAATACCCCTGTAAACCTGATGCTTGTGGAAACATTGCTTCCCTCACTGCTCTAATAAAAACTGGGTGTATAATCAAAATCAATTGTTAAGGTGCTGAGAGAGGCCTGTCACTGTCATTACCTGTTCAGCAGCCATGACTGACGTCAACAGCTCCCAGTCCCATGGAATAGTGGTCTGATCAGTGTGATTGTGCCTCTGGGTCCTCATGAGGAGAGTATAGGCCTCCAGACAGAGAAAGTCGGGACACTGGGGGTCCAGCAGGATGCCTCTGAGGAGGTGGGTGGTGATGTCGATGGGGGGGAAGAAGCGGGGCTGCAGCAGGTCAGACAGCAGCTGCAGGGTGCCCTCTGGGTAGTTCTCCTCCATGGTGCTGTACACCAGGCTCAAGCTCTGTCTGCACAGAGGCTCTGGGTCACCAAAAccatcatcctcctcttcctcatcctcctggagagggagtgagagagaaacaacagaagAGTGAGAGAAACCACAGGAAAATGTGGGGAAAATGTCTCTCCTACTTACCAGGTGCTGAACTGGTCCAGCCATCAGCTGCCTCAGTTTCCTGAGCTGGATTGGACACACATAGCGCCTGTCCTCTCTGCTGacctccatgtcattctctccaCCATTGCCATCCCTCCATGCAGTAGTCATCAAGCCCTCAGCCCCGAAACCAGGCTGGCTGGCCTCAGGAGATCTGGGCCCTGCCTCCACATCCATGTCCTCAGACCGCAGCGACATGGGAGGGTCACTAGGGATACTACTACACATGTACAGGGGGCTATCCATAACCAGGtctgcctcagtctcatccacAGGCCAGTCTGGGGACTCCCCAGCTAGGATGACTGTGGACGTAGGGCTGGGGGTCCGGTTGGGCTGGCTCTCATTATTGCTATGAGTTCCTCCCATGCAGGAGCCAGGAGAGTTGGAGCCGGTGGTTAGCTGGGAATTCTGGGGAGCCTGTTGGTCTGGTTCTATGGAAGGAGAGCAGGGACTGAATATGGTGCAGTTTAAGGCCTGAAGTTGATTTATTTCCTCCAACAGCACTGATCCTGTGCCATTGGTAGGAGAGCAATAGGGGTAGACTGGATCCTGTTTAAGACTGTGTGTACTGGTGGGGTAGTTGTCTGGGTCACTCTGGTTGAGACACACTGTCTGATCatcaggtagaggtggagagagagagctttcaaAGGGGATGTGTGTAGGGGAATAACAGGTGTCGTTGTGCTGAGTTTCATGTACACCCCAATCCTCTGAGAACCTGAAAGGGTCTGAGTCTATATCATCAGGGACGTAATAGGGGCTGTCTAGGCtttggggggagagggagagagtagcatAGAGTAATGATTGTGGAGACCCTGGTTCTTCCCTTTCCTCTGTCAGAAGAGGTTTGTCCGTTGTAAACATAGACACTTGCTCTTCCAATGCATGCTTTTCTACTTTTCCAGTGCAGCTAGTCAGAGCTTCATTTGGAATGGTTGAGGTTTGGGTCTTGGCCTTGAGGCATTCTGGCTCTTCTTTCCCTTCACACAGTGGTTGAGAAGTTATACCCAAGCACTGTTGTGACTCCCAAGTTATCTGGTAAGAGGAAGACCCTGAGGCTTTTGCCTTCCCTGCTGGCGGTTCAGATTTAGGCACACTTGGTGATTTGACAGGACATTTTGGAATGTCTACATCTGAGCATTTCACAGCGTTCTTGACATCTGGTGTTCGAGTTGAAGATGAATCCCTGAGAGAACTCTGATTGGACTCAAGGATGTCACTTTCTTCTGCTTTT encodes:
- the simc1 gene encoding SUMO-interacting motif-containing protein 1; this translates as MDDIISLSSGSGEDSDVEVVGVYSDTENKTEAIPFIRGGWVNLAAYTPFVIDITGRRWALPPPRRRRRRDPGGPVEVVDLIDNNLSDHSDPGPVSPLPQGEKKTEGLSKHKGPHTKSPDSLSCSPTEQELENKAVLKAEESDILESNQSSLRDSSSTRTPDVKNAVKCSDVDIPKCPVKSPSVPKSEPPAGKAKASGSSSYQITWESQQCLGITSQPLCEGKEEPECLKAKTQTSTIPNEALTSCTGKVEKHALEEQVSMFTTDKPLLTEEREEPGSPQSLLYATLSLSPQSLDSPYYVPDDIDSDPFRFSEDWGVHETQHNDTCYSPTHIPFESSLSPPLPDDQTVCLNQSDPDNYPTSTHSLKQDPVYPYCSPTNGTGSVLLEEINQLQALNCTIFSPCSPSIEPDQQAPQNSQLTTGSNSPGSCMGGTHSNNESQPNRTPSPTSTVILAGESPDWPVDETEADLVMDSPLYMCSSIPSDPPMSLRSEDMDVEAGPRSPEASQPGFGAEGLMTTAWRDGNGGENDMEVSREDRRYVCPIQLRKLRQLMAGPVQHLEDEEEEDDGFGDPEPLCRQSLSLVYSTMEENYPEGTLQLLSDLLQPRFFPPIDITTHLLRGILLDPQCPDFLCLEAYTLLMRTQRHNHTDQTTIPWDWELLTSVMAAEQSRGRRLCCEVVRMLLQYVVQTMEDDFRVKLSFRDLHHSIAKATLSCDVRFTQVRDVINWLFAAIVKSTGDKDNMSADIELKTQKEKDEHLKMVFLLQKMLSFALEVDRSPALNSSKLSGELFHTLISTVCLRQHRMLMLETLESRLLRCKLIEHLLHHASPQKTPLPMSLSLLLHFLHNATLPPDPTDGAESWRKWEELVQLLWMLLLSYEEVMKGHLRSAVTERGGYGRAPIQTVNDSLSRLAVQEAIEAILSRAQADLGQDLPPHVHESLTYLQDHLLASSH